The following coding sequences are from one Musa acuminata AAA Group cultivar baxijiao chromosome BXJ2-4, Cavendish_Baxijiao_AAA, whole genome shotgun sequence window:
- the LOC103980388 gene encoding HVA22-like protein f, whose amino-acid sequence MGVVVAMARHLDALIGPVVMLLYPLYASMRAIESPSPVDDQQWLTYWVLYSLITLFELSCWTMLQWFPLWPYMKLVFCVWLVLPIFNGAAYIYENHVRRYVNLGGTVSSSYSDRQRRVMQTLSLDARKSVERFVDVYGQEAFERVVKAAEREARGQPAKVMPRASSVSADA is encoded by the exons ATGGGTGTCGTAGTAGCCATGGCCAGGCATCTTGATGCATTGATCGG CCCTGTGGTGATGCTGCTTTATCCTCT ATACGCATCGATGCGGGCGATCGAGAGCCCTTCGCCTGTTGATGACCAGCAGTGGCTGACCTATTGGGTGCTCTACTCGCTCATCACCCTCTTCGAGCTCTCCTGCTGGACAATGCTACAGTG GTTTCCTCTGTGGCCGTACATGAAGCTGGTGTTCTGCGTCTGGTTGGTGCTTCCCATCTTCAACGGAGCCGCCTACATCTACGAGAACCACGTCCGGAGGTACGTCAACCTCGGCGGCACCGTCAGCTCCAGCTACTCGGATCGGCAGCGGCGCGTGATGCAGACGCTCAGCCTCGACGCCAGGAAATCCGTCGAACGGTTCGTCGACGTTTATGGACAGGAAGCCTTCGAGAGGGTCGTCAAGGCA GCGGAAAGAGAAGCGAGGGGTCAGCCAGCGAAAGTGATGCCAAGAGCTTCTTCTGTCAGTGCGGATGCGTAG
- the LOC103980386 gene encoding casein kinase 1-like protein HD16 isoform X2 — protein MPELRSGARRGRAQANPVVQAERPSTRRRRGARNQQQPVDENPPTLTRPAERREEIGLVEGRGEVGGEENREGVGERMMNDCDSGAKSGGKLPGGEEEGSTAPLPEKVQVSNSPVYKVERKLGKGGFGQVYVGRRISPINANDRTTGSSAIEVALKFEHRSSKGCNYGPPYEWQVYNTLGGIHGVPRVHYKGRQGDYYIMIMDMLGPSLWDVWNNNSHTMSVEMVACIAIEAISILEKMHSKGYVHGDVKPENFLLGPAGTSEEKKLFLVDLGLATKWKDSSTSLHVEYDQRPDVFRGTVRYASVHAHLGRTASRRDDLESLAYTLVFLLRGRLPWQGYQGENKGFLVCKKKMATSPESLSCFCPQPFKRFIEYVVNLKFDEEPNYAKCISLFDGVVGPNPDIRPINTDGAQRVGQKRGRLMMEEEEEEQPRKKIRMGMPATQWISVYNARRPMKQRYHYNVADIRLAQHTEKGNEDGLFISCVSSSSNLWALIMDAGTGFSAQVYELSASFLHKEWIMEQWEKNYYISSLAGADNGSSLVVMSKGTPYAQQSYKVSESFPFKWINKKWREGFYVTAMATAGNRWAVVMSRNAGFLEQVVELDFLYPSEGIHRRWDSGYRITATAATWDQAAFVLSVPRRKPVDETQETLRTSAFPSQHVKEKWAKNLYLASVCYGRTVS, from the exons ATGCCGGAGTTGCGTAGCGGCGCGCGCAGGGGCCGGGCACAGGCGAATCCGGTGGTACAGGCTGAGCGGCCGAGCACTAGGCGGAGGCGGGGGGCTAGGAACCAGCAGCAGCCGGTGGATGAGAACCCGCCGACCCTGACGAGGCCAGCCGAGCGGAGGGAGGAGATCGGGTTGGTCGAGGGCCGCGGCGAGGTCGGCGGCGAGGAGAACAGGGAAGGGGTCGGTGAGAGGATGATGAATGACTGCGATAGTGGGGCGAAGAGTGGGGGAAAGCTCCCTGGTGGAGAGGAGGAAGGGAGCACAGCCCCGCTTCCAGAAAAG GTACAAGTGAGCAATTCACCGGTCTACAAAGTTGAAAGGAAGCTAGGGAAAGGAGGATTTGGACAAGTATATGTTGGTCGCCGTATTTCACCTATCAATGCAAATGATAGGACTACTGGTTCTAGTGCCATAGAG GTAGCACTAAAGTTTGAGCATAGGAGTAGTAAAGGATGCAATTATGGTCCACCTTATGAATGGCAGGTCTACAA CACTCTTGGTGGCATCCATGGTGTTCCACGAGTCCATTACAAGGGTCGCCAAGGGGACTATTATATTATG ATTATGGATATGCTGGGACCAAGTCTGTGGGATGTATGGAATAATAACTCCCACAC AATGTCTGTAGAGATGGTTGCTTGTATTGCCATTGAAGCGATCTCCATATTGGaaaagatgcattcaaaagg ATATGTGCATGGGGATGTAAAACCTGAGAATTTTTTACTTGGTCCTGCTGGAACTTCTGAAGAAAAGAAACTCTTTCTTGTTGATCTTGGCTTAG CCACCAAGTGGAAGGATAGTTCAACCAGTCTGCATGTTGAATATGATCAACGGCCAGATGTTTTTAG GGGGACAGTGCGTTATGCTAGTGTTCATGCTCACCTTGGGAGGACAGCAAGCAGGAGAGATGACTTAGAATCCCTTGCTTATACACTAGTCTTTCTTCTCCGTGGTCGACTACCTTGGCAAGGTTACCAG GGAGAAAACAAAGGGTTCCTTGTCTGCAAGAAGAAGATGGCTACATCTCCAGAATCTCTTAGTTGCTTTTGCCCGCAACCTTTCAAACGATTTATTGAGTACGTGGTCAACTTGAAATTTGATGAAGAACCTAACTATGCAAAGTGCATCTCTCTTTTTGATGGCGTTGTTGGTCCTAATCCAGATATTAGACCAATTAACACTGATGGAGCTCAAAGG GTCGGTCAAAAGAGAGGCCGTCTGatgatggaagaagaagaagaagagcaacccAGAAAGAAGATTAGGATGGGGATGCCTGCTACACAATGGATCAGTGTTTATAATGCACGGAGACCTATGAAGCAAAG GTACCATTATAATGTAGCTGATATCAGGCTTGCACAGCATACTGAGAAAGGCAATGAAGATGGCTTATTCATCAGTTGCGTATCATCTTCTTCAAATCTTTGGGCCCTGATTATGGATGCAGGCACTGGTTTCTCTGCTCAAGTGTATGAGCTATCTGCAAGTTTTCTTCATAAA GAATGGATAATGGAACAATGGGAGAAAAACTATTACATTAGTTCCCTAGCAGGGGCAGACAATGGTAGCTCCTTGGTGGTAATGTCAAAAG gtACACCATATGCACAACAATCTTACAAAGTCAGCgagtcatttcctttcaaatggaTAAACAAAAAATGGCGAGAAGGTTTTTATGTCACTGCAATGGCAACAGCTGGAAATCGATGGGCCGTTGTTATGTCTCGTAATGCAGGCTTCTTAGAACAG GTTGTTGAGCTTGACTTCCTATACCCTAGTGAAGGCATTCATCGGAGATGGGATAGCGGTTACCGTATAACTGCAACTGCTGCAACATGGGACCAGGCAGCCTTTGTGCTAAGTGTACCTAGAAGGAAACCAGTGGATGAAACACAAGAGACACTCAGAACATCCGCTTTTCCTAGTCAGCATGTGAAG GAGAAGTGGGCAAAAAATCTGTATCTTGCATCTGTTTGTTACGGCCGCACAGTTTCTTGA
- the LOC135609368 gene encoding V-type proton ATPase subunit E-like: protein MNGYDVTDIVFVVSVVGEEHYLGHSTDLSDIAALSRRAWSLFPSRVVGDRSIDLELPIPGRSGSRRIGKMNDADVSKQIQQMVRFIRQEAEEKANEISISAEEEFNIEKLQLVEAEKKKIRQEYERKEKQVEIRKKIEYSMQLNASRIKVLQAQDDLVNSMKEDAAKELLNVSHHHHILNVTHHDHEYKHLLKELIVQSLLRLKEPAVLLRCRKDDAHLVESALESAKEDYAAKANVHPPDIIIDHKVYLPPAPSHHHAHGPSCSGGVVLASIDGKIVCENTLDARLDVAFRKKLPEIRKSLYGQVVA, encoded by the exons ATGAACGGTTATGATGTGACGGATATAGTATTCGTTGTAAGCGTGGTTGGAGAGGAGCATTATCTTGGTCACTCGACGGACTTATCAGACATCGCCGCTCTCTCGCGGCGTGCGTGGTCGCTGTTCCCTTCTCGCGTCGTTGGCGATCGATCGATTGATCTGGAACTTCCCATCCCTGGTCGATCGGGTAGCCGCCGGATCGGAAAGATGAACGACGCGGATGTCTCTAAGCAGATCCAgcagatggtgcggttcatccgccAGGAGGCCGAGGAGAaggccaacgagatctcgatctccgCTGAAGAG GAATTTAACATTGAAAAGCTGCAACTTGTTGAAGCTGAAAAGAAGAAGATCAGGCAGGAATATGAACGAAAAGAGAAGCAAGTCGAAATTCGGAAGAAAAT TGAATATTCTATGCAGCTGAATGCATCTCGTATTAAAGTTCTTCAAGCTCAAGATGATTTAGTCAACTCCATGAAAGAGGATGCTGCAAAGGAGCTTCTGAATGTCAGCCATCATCATCATATCCTGAATGTCACCCACCATGATCATGAATACAAACACCTTTTGAAAGAACTCATTGTTCAG AGCTTGCTGAGATTGAAAGAACCGGCTGTTCTCTTGCGCTGTCGTAAAGATGATGCTCATCTTGTGGAGTCCGCTCTGGAATCAGCAAAAGAGGATTATGCAGCTAAAGCAAATGTTCATCCTCCAGATATCATCATAGACCACAAAGTCTACCTGCCACCTGCTCCGAGCCACCACCATGCTCATGGTCCCTCTTG CTCTGGTGGTGTCGTCCTGGCTTCTATAGATGGGAAGATTGTTTGTGAGAATACACTTGATGCAAGACTGGATGTTGCCTTCCGCAAGAAACTGCCTGAG ATAAGGAAGAGTCTTTATGGCCAGGTCGTTGCTTGA
- the LOC103980386 gene encoding casein kinase 1-like protein HD16 isoform X1, translating to MPELRSGARRGRAQANPVVQAERPSTRRRRGARNQQQPVDENPPTLTRPAERREEIGLVEGRGEVGGEENREGVGERMMNDCDSGAKSGGKLPGGEEEGSTAPLPEKVQVSNSPVYKVERKLGKGGFGQVYVGRRISPINANDRTTGSSAIEVALKFEHRSSKGCNYGPPYEWQVYNTLGGIHGVPRVHYKGRQGDYYIMIMDMLGPSLWDVWNNNSHTMSVEMVACIAIEAISILEKMHSKGYVHGDVKPENFLLGPAGTSEEKKLFLVDLGLATKWKDSSTSLHVEYDQRPDVFRGTVRYASVHAHLGRTASRRDDLESLAYTLVFLLRGRLPWQGYQGENKGFLVCKKKMATSPESLSCFCPQPFKRFIEYVVNLKFDEEPNYAKCISLFDGVVGPNPDIRPINTDGAQRLVYQVGQKRGRLMMEEEEEEQPRKKIRMGMPATQWISVYNARRPMKQRYHYNVADIRLAQHTEKGNEDGLFISCVSSSSNLWALIMDAGTGFSAQVYELSASFLHKEWIMEQWEKNYYISSLAGADNGSSLVVMSKGTPYAQQSYKVSESFPFKWINKKWREGFYVTAMATAGNRWAVVMSRNAGFLEQVVELDFLYPSEGIHRRWDSGYRITATAATWDQAAFVLSVPRRKPVDETQETLRTSAFPSQHVKEKWAKNLYLASVCYGRTVS from the exons ATGCCGGAGTTGCGTAGCGGCGCGCGCAGGGGCCGGGCACAGGCGAATCCGGTGGTACAGGCTGAGCGGCCGAGCACTAGGCGGAGGCGGGGGGCTAGGAACCAGCAGCAGCCGGTGGATGAGAACCCGCCGACCCTGACGAGGCCAGCCGAGCGGAGGGAGGAGATCGGGTTGGTCGAGGGCCGCGGCGAGGTCGGCGGCGAGGAGAACAGGGAAGGGGTCGGTGAGAGGATGATGAATGACTGCGATAGTGGGGCGAAGAGTGGGGGAAAGCTCCCTGGTGGAGAGGAGGAAGGGAGCACAGCCCCGCTTCCAGAAAAG GTACAAGTGAGCAATTCACCGGTCTACAAAGTTGAAAGGAAGCTAGGGAAAGGAGGATTTGGACAAGTATATGTTGGTCGCCGTATTTCACCTATCAATGCAAATGATAGGACTACTGGTTCTAGTGCCATAGAG GTAGCACTAAAGTTTGAGCATAGGAGTAGTAAAGGATGCAATTATGGTCCACCTTATGAATGGCAGGTCTACAA CACTCTTGGTGGCATCCATGGTGTTCCACGAGTCCATTACAAGGGTCGCCAAGGGGACTATTATATTATG ATTATGGATATGCTGGGACCAAGTCTGTGGGATGTATGGAATAATAACTCCCACAC AATGTCTGTAGAGATGGTTGCTTGTATTGCCATTGAAGCGATCTCCATATTGGaaaagatgcattcaaaagg ATATGTGCATGGGGATGTAAAACCTGAGAATTTTTTACTTGGTCCTGCTGGAACTTCTGAAGAAAAGAAACTCTTTCTTGTTGATCTTGGCTTAG CCACCAAGTGGAAGGATAGTTCAACCAGTCTGCATGTTGAATATGATCAACGGCCAGATGTTTTTAG GGGGACAGTGCGTTATGCTAGTGTTCATGCTCACCTTGGGAGGACAGCAAGCAGGAGAGATGACTTAGAATCCCTTGCTTATACACTAGTCTTTCTTCTCCGTGGTCGACTACCTTGGCAAGGTTACCAG GGAGAAAACAAAGGGTTCCTTGTCTGCAAGAAGAAGATGGCTACATCTCCAGAATCTCTTAGTTGCTTTTGCCCGCAACCTTTCAAACGATTTATTGAGTACGTGGTCAACTTGAAATTTGATGAAGAACCTAACTATGCAAAGTGCATCTCTCTTTTTGATGGCGTTGTTGGTCCTAATCCAGATATTAGACCAATTAACACTGATGGAGCTCAAAGG CTTGTGTATCAGGTCGGTCAAAAGAGAGGCCGTCTGatgatggaagaagaagaagaagagcaacccAGAAAGAAGATTAGGATGGGGATGCCTGCTACACAATGGATCAGTGTTTATAATGCACGGAGACCTATGAAGCAAAG GTACCATTATAATGTAGCTGATATCAGGCTTGCACAGCATACTGAGAAAGGCAATGAAGATGGCTTATTCATCAGTTGCGTATCATCTTCTTCAAATCTTTGGGCCCTGATTATGGATGCAGGCACTGGTTTCTCTGCTCAAGTGTATGAGCTATCTGCAAGTTTTCTTCATAAA GAATGGATAATGGAACAATGGGAGAAAAACTATTACATTAGTTCCCTAGCAGGGGCAGACAATGGTAGCTCCTTGGTGGTAATGTCAAAAG gtACACCATATGCACAACAATCTTACAAAGTCAGCgagtcatttcctttcaaatggaTAAACAAAAAATGGCGAGAAGGTTTTTATGTCACTGCAATGGCAACAGCTGGAAATCGATGGGCCGTTGTTATGTCTCGTAATGCAGGCTTCTTAGAACAG GTTGTTGAGCTTGACTTCCTATACCCTAGTGAAGGCATTCATCGGAGATGGGATAGCGGTTACCGTATAACTGCAACTGCTGCAACATGGGACCAGGCAGCCTTTGTGCTAAGTGTACCTAGAAGGAAACCAGTGGATGAAACACAAGAGACACTCAGAACATCCGCTTTTCCTAGTCAGCATGTGAAG GAGAAGTGGGCAAAAAATCTGTATCTTGCATCTGTTTGTTACGGCCGCACAGTTTCTTGA
- the LOC135609367 gene encoding transcription termination factor MTERF15, mitochondrial-like: protein MTLMNRPPYVSLLFKALAFIPRRRPADAAVFLSTHSYSAASGAPQSSLMAEYLVSSCGFDPDEAAKASKLLGRIESRHQPDSVLGFFKSHGFDNAQMKRVLSVNPRWLLLDVEKTLTPKFRALQDLGFSCSDITHLVISNNVIFRNKLQNVLSKIQFWQGTLGSNDLLVKVCKRNRWFLGYSIEKKIQPNIELLRDFGITDQKLSKILRYRPLLIAQKAETLKALISRAEGLGVARTSGMFLPTLNVLNGVSEKNFKAHLEFFKGFGWSEDDFLAAFRMAPSLVAFSLKSLQRKMEFLVNETGCAPSYLARRPRILSFSLVKRLIPRYRILTGLKSRGVHIGNFQMNTYMFYPEKKYLERFVTRHKEFPELIELYNVAPKNQTAL, encoded by the coding sequence ATGACGTTGATGAATAGACCGCCGTACGTCTCTCTCTTGTTCAAAGCCCTCGCCTTCATCCCTCGCCGTCGTCCGGCCGATGCTGCCGTTTTTCTCTCAACCCATTCTTATTCCGCCGCTTCCGGGGCTCCACAGAGCAGCCTCATGGCTGAATACCTGGTCAGCTCCTGTGGCTTCGATCCGGATGAGGCGGCCAAGGCCTCGAAGCTCCTTGGCCGCATCGAATCCCGCCATCAGCCTGACTCCGTCCTTGGCTTCTTCAAAAGCCACGGTTTTGATAATGCTCAGATGAAAAGGGTCCTATCTGTAAACCCCCGGTGGCTTCTCCTCGACGTGGAGAAGACTCTGACCCCAAAGTTCCGAGCTTTGCAGGATCTGGGCTTCTCCTGCTCCGACATTACCCACCTCGTCATCTCGAATAACGTCATCTTCAGAAACAAACTCCAGAACGTCTTGTCCAAGATCCAATTTTGGCAAGGCACCCTCGGGTCCAACGACTTACTGGTGAAGGTATGCAAGAGAAACAGGTGGTTTCTCGGGTATAGCATCGAGAAGAAGATCCAGCCTAACATTGAGCTtcttagggatttcgggatcacgGATCAGAAGCTCTCAAAGATCCTACGGTACCGCCCCCTCCTCATTGCCCAGAAGGCTGAAACCCTGAAGGCGTTAATCAGTCGTGCCGAGGGTTTGGGAGTAGCTCGCACCTCAGGGATGTTCCTCCCGACCCTGAATGTGCTCAACGGCGTCTCCGAGAAGAACTTCAAGGCTCACTTGGAGTTCTTCAAGGGTTTCGGGTGGTCCGAGGATGATTTCCTTGCTGCATTCAGAATGGCTCCTTCGCTTGTGGCATTTTCTTTAAAGAGTTTGCAGAGAAAGatggagttcttggtaaatgaaACCGGATGCGCTCCGTCTTATCTTGCACGCCGGCCACGGATTTTGTCGTTTAGTTTGGTGAAAAGGTTGATTCCAAGGTATCGGATATTGACGGGCCTGAAGTCAAGGGGAGTTCACATCGGTAACTTCCAAATGAACACATACATGTTTTATCCAGAGAAGAAATATCTGGAGAGGTTCGTCACCCGCCACAAGGAGTTTCCAGAACTCATTGAATTGTATAATGTAGCCCCAAAAAACCAAACTGCTCTTTGA
- the LOC103980539 gene encoding pentatricopeptide repeat-containing protein At3g61520, mitochondrial-like yields the protein MRLAKNPSLTTLRCRPSHARLASAAASTDSHGSDGEHLRSEKASLRSCNDTLRSLLRSAVRRHHAEALSVLRGMLAPDSTCRPDSNTCAIVFSSWSKQSLPLDNEALGLLVQMANMGFFPTDAFHFTQLVSRLCRSGATSAAWDFLHAVKDAGGAVETPACNALLTGLAAARDFARMNFLFSEMKGMGVRPSVVTFGILINHLCKSRRLDEAMKVFDVMTSPESGVSPDTVTFNTLIDGFCKVGRLHDGLFLLKTMRSSYDCKPDTVTYNSLIDGFCKSAEIDMAHELFVRMEKEGIPPNVITLNTLVCGMCRHGRIGSAHDFFRRKQVEWPQVKGNVVTYSTLVGAFLHSNNVGKAMDLVDEMHREGHSPDSVTYFTLISGLTQVGRLDDACSVASSMRENGFRLDTKSYNTLISGFCKKKRLDEAGEVLREMCEAGLKPDAFTYNTLIAASCKAGDFATVNQLLNKMVDDGCKLSVVTYGALINGYCKAGELDQAMKTFENMGASMVPANTVIYNILIDSLCKNKKVDIAVSLVEEMQVKGVPPSVTTYNAIFKGLRDRHMSDKAFKLMDRMSEQGCKPDCVTMDVLTEWLTAIGEMERLKRFVQRMTPQDKSTTCDMY from the exons ATGAGGCTGGCAAAGAACCCGTCGTTGACGACTCTCCGCTGCCGCCCCTCCCATGCCCGTCTTGCATCTGCTGCCGCCTCGACCGACAGCCATGGTAGCGACGGCGAGCACCTCCGCTCCGAGAAGGCCTCCCTCCGCAGCTGTAACGACACACTCCGTTCGCTCCTCCGCTCCGCCGTCCGCCGCCACCACGCCGAAGCCCTGTCCGTCCTTCGCGGCATGCTCGCCCCTGACTCCACCTGCCGACCCGACTCCAACACCTGCGCGATCGTGTTCTCCAGCTGGTCGAAGCAGAGCCTGCCCCTGGACAACGAGGCCCTCGGCCTCCTCGTCCAGATGGCCAATATGGGATTCTTCCCGACGGACGCCTTCCATTTCACCCAGCTCGTCAGCAGGCTCTGCCGCTCCGGCGCCACCTCCGCGGCCTGGGATTTCCTTCACGCGGTTAAGGATGCCGGCGGCGCCGTCGAGACCCCGGCGTGCAACGCCCTCTTGACCGGTCTTGCCGCAGCACGAGACTTTGCAAGGATGAACTTTTTGTTCTCGGAGATGAAGGGAATGGGCGTCCGACCCAGTGTGGTCACCTTTGGCATACTCATCAATCATCTTTGCAAATCCCGCCGCCTGGATGAGGCGATGAAGGTGTTCGACGTAATGACGAGCCCAGAGTCGGGAGTCAGCCCCGACACAGTCACTTTCAACACGCTCATTGACGGGTTCTGCAAGGTCGGGAGGCTTCACGACGGGTTATTCTTGCTCAAGACAATGAGATCGAGCTACGATTGCAAGCCGGACACTGTAACATACAATAGCCTGATCGATGGGTTCTGTAAGTCAGCGGAGATCGATATGGCTCACGAATTGTTCGTCAGGATGGAGAAAGAAGggatacctccaaatgtgatcacACTCAACACGCTTGTCTGTGGAATGTGTAGGCATGGAAGGATCGGTAGCGCCCATGATTTCTTTCGGAGGAAACAGGTGGAGTGGCCACAAGTCAAAGGCAATGTTGTAACCTATAGCACTCTGGTGGGAGCATTCCTGCATTCGAATAATGTGGGCAAGGCAATGGATTTGGTCGATGAAATGCATAGGGAAGGGCATTCTCCCGATTCTGTGACATACTTCACTCTGATCTCTGGGTTGACACAGGTGGGCAGATTGGACGATGCTTGTTCGGTTGCGTCTTCCATGAGGGAGAATGGCTTTCGATTAGATACAAAGAGCTATAACACTTTGATCAGTGGATTCTGCAAGAAGAAGAGGTTGGATGAGGCAGGTGAGGTGCTCCGTGAGATGTGTGAGGCTGGGCTCAAACCTGATGCCTTCACTTACAATACTTTGATTGCTGCTTCGTGCAAGGCTGGGGATTTCGCCACAGTGAATCAGTTGCTGAACAAAATGGTGGATGATGGTTGCAAGCTTTCTGTGGTCACATATGGAGCGCTGATCAATGGTTACTGCAAAGCCGGTGAGCTGGACCAGGCCATGAAGACCTTTGAGAACATGGGTGCTTCGATGGTGCCAGCCAACACAGTCATTTACAACATTCTTATCGATTCTCTCTGCAAGAATAAGAAAGTTGACATCGCGGTATCCCTCGTCGAGGAGATGCAGGTGAAGGGTGTCCCTCCAAGTGTGACCACATACAATGCCATATTCAAGGGGCTCCGAGATCGCCATATGTCCGACAAAGCCTTTAAGCTTATGGATCGAATGAGCGAACAGGGATGTAAACCTGACTGCGTTACGATGGATGTTCTTACGGAGTGGTTGACGGCAATTGGTGAAATGGAGAGACTGAAACGCTTCGTGCAACGAATGACACCTCAGG ATAAGTCTACAACTTGCGACATGTATTGA